CACGATCGAGGAGCTTCATACGCAGCTCCGGGCCGGCCTGCCCTACTCGGCGCTCGAGGCGGTCGCCTCGGGCTTCAAGATCGGGACAGCGGAGCTCGGCGTCGTCCTGCACGTGCCGCCTCGAACGCTCGCCCGACGGAAGCGTGAGAAACGCCTCCACGCCGACGAATCGGATCGACTCTTCCGCCTGGGCCGGATCGCCGCCCTGGCCGAGGAGGTCCTGGGCAGCCGGGAAAAGGCCATCCGGTGGCTCCACCAGCCCAACCGGGCGCTCGGGAACGCCGTGCCGCTGCGCCAGCTCGACACCGACCTCGGCTCTCGCCAGGTCGAAGACCTCCTCATCCGGATCGCCCACGGGGTCTACAGCTGATCCGCGTCTGGCGGGTCTGCCGCCGGCCGCACGGGACCTTCGACGGC
Above is a genomic segment from Candidatus Methylomirabilota bacterium containing:
- a CDS encoding antitoxin Xre/MbcA/ParS toxin-binding domain-containing protein, producing the protein MVTADRIVETLGGPRVLKRKASTIEELHTQLRAGLPYSALEAVASGFKIGTAELGVVLHVPPRTLARRKREKRLHADESDRLFRLGRIAALAEEVLGSREKAIRWLHQPNRALGNAVPLRQLDTDLGSRQVEDLLIRIAHGVYS